The DNA sequence GTAAGTTCCTTAATGGCAAATCACGCCCCAAGGAACGCATTGCTGGGTGGGACCTCTTTGTTCACGAAATGCAACGCCTAAATGAAAAGGGGGGCAAGGTGATGTTTCTGGGTTCCAGCGAAAAGGTTCTGAAGCTCATTCGCCAAAAAGCCGCTATCGTGTACCCGAATCTGGAAGTTGTTACTTATTCTCCGCCGTATAAGCCCCAGTTCACGGTCGAGGACGACTTGAACATGGTCAAGGCGATTAACGATGCAAACCCGGATTTGCTATGGATTGGCATGACCGCCCCCAAGCAAGAAAAATGGGCTTATGCCAACTGGGATCGCCTGAATATCCACTGCCATGTCGGGACTGTAGGCGCGGTTTTCGATTTCTTTGCGGGGACGTACAAACGCGCCCCGATGATTTGGCAAAGGCTTGGCTTGGAATGGCTTTACCGTCTTTTAAAGGAACCTCGCCGAATGTGGCGCCGCTACATAATTGGTAATTTGATGTTTTGTGTGCTCGTGTTCCGGGAAAAGCTAGGGTTTTGACGGCTTGTCGTGCTCTCGATTCTTCTTCTTTGTTATATTGCAAGGTATAACTAGTTGGATCAAAATTTTATGACAGTTACACCGAATAATAAACAGCAGAATCCGCAGCAGCCTTTCTTTATGCAAGTTAACACGGGAGATTCTTTCGATTTGCTAGGCAATATTTTGCGTCATTGGAAGCTTGTGGCGGTGTTGTCAATTGTTGGACTTTTGGCAGGTACAGTTGCTTCTCGCTATGTTCGCGATTCCTTCGATAACAAGACGATGCTCCAGCTCGATACGAAGTCCAAGAGCGGCAAGGCTGTTTCTGATTTTGGTGACTTGTTCGATGCTAAGAGTCCGGCGGTTGCCGAGATTCACTTGATAAAGAGCTTGAGCGTTCTGATGCCGGTGGTGGAGCAGCTGCATCTGAACTATATGGCAGAGCCGCAAGGGATTGTGGATAGGCTCATGCGCCGTGAAGGCCGTATGGACCTGGATCTTTTTGAACCGCCTAAAGCGGGCATGCTCGGGATTGATAA is a window from the Fibrobacter sp. UWB4 genome containing:
- a CDS encoding WecB/TagA/CpsF family glycosyltransferase, which translates into the protein MICIRNLNLLCSRAELANLPEGKLLINTINAFSYNNARRDVLFEEALTKGDVLIPDGISIVRVCKFLNGKSRPKERIAGWDLFVHEMQRLNEKGGKVMFLGSSEKVLKLIRQKAAIVYPNLEVVTYSPPYKPQFTVEDDLNMVKAINDANPDLLWIGMTAPKQEKWAYANWDRLNIHCHVGTVGAVFDFFAGTYKRAPMIWQRLGLEWLYRLLKEPRRMWRRYIIGNLMFCVLVFREKLGF